In a genomic window of Enterobacter asburiae:
- a CDS encoding ABC transporter ATP-binding protein encodes MSLLTVRNMSKRFGGLTAVDDVSLCVNKGEIYGLIGPNGAGKTTCFNLITGLYPADSGEFSIADKPYFPKHIEKVTAAGIARTFQNVRLFSDMSVLENVMVGRHVRTRNGLWAALSRHRRAREEERQTRELAWHWLEYTGIAKFAHYRARDLAYGHQRRLEIARALATEPMLLALDEPAAGMNAAEKVALGELLTRIRDDGKTLLMIEHDVKLVMGICDRLTVLDYGKTLATGTPESVRRDPAVIAAWLGGNGHV; translated from the coding sequence ATGAGTCTGTTAACCGTGCGCAATATGTCAAAACGCTTCGGCGGCCTTACCGCCGTGGACGACGTTTCGCTCTGCGTAAATAAGGGTGAGATCTACGGACTCATCGGCCCTAACGGGGCGGGAAAAACCACCTGCTTTAACCTGATCACCGGGCTTTATCCGGCGGACAGCGGTGAGTTTTCTATTGCCGATAAGCCCTATTTCCCGAAGCACATTGAGAAAGTTACCGCCGCCGGGATTGCGCGCACCTTTCAGAACGTGCGCCTCTTTAGCGACATGTCGGTGCTGGAAAACGTGATGGTGGGCCGCCACGTGCGCACCCGTAACGGTCTGTGGGCCGCGCTGAGCCGCCACAGGCGTGCACGCGAGGAAGAGAGGCAGACCCGGGAGCTGGCCTGGCACTGGCTGGAGTACACCGGTATTGCGAAGTTCGCCCACTACCGCGCCCGCGATCTGGCCTATGGTCACCAGCGCCGTCTCGAAATTGCCCGCGCGCTGGCAACGGAACCGATGCTGCTGGCGCTGGACGAACCCGCCGCCGGGATGAACGCGGCGGAAAAAGTGGCGCTTGGCGAACTACTTACCCGTATTCGGGATGACGGTAAAACCCTGCTGATGATTGAGCATGACGTCAAGCTGGTGATGGGCATCTGCGACCGTCTGACGGTGCTCGATTACGGCAAAACGCTCGCCACCGGCACGCCGGAAAGCGTGCGTCGCGACCCGGCGGTGATCGCCGCCTGGCTTGGAGGCAACGGCCATGTCTGA
- a CDS encoding ABC transporter ATP-binding protein, translating into MTTLQLQTPATTRKFWSGMSLFCLALLVAPMVATQLGGNYWVRVIDFALLYIMLALGLNIVVGYTGLLDMGFIAFYAVGAYLAALMASPHLLEVFPLLGVWFPDGLHTSYLLIIPLAALVAAVCGILLGAPTLKLRGDYLAIVTLGFGEIIRILMRNLDRPVNITNGAKGITGVDTLNLFGLKFSGVYHWFGFKVPALWLWYYLLMLVIVAIIVVCLRLQHSRIGRAWHAIREDEDVARAMGINVRNYKLLAFAMGASFGGVAGALFGAFQGFVSPESFTLQESIAVLAMVVLGGMGHIPGVILGAVLLTALPELLRSQAAPVQQALFGTVLIDPEVLRQLFYGLALVLVMLVRPAGIWPVRHKEVNT; encoded by the coding sequence ATGACAACACTTCAACTCCAGACCCCGGCAACAACGCGTAAATTCTGGTCAGGCATGAGCCTGTTCTGCCTTGCGCTGCTGGTTGCCCCCATGGTAGCCACGCAGCTGGGCGGCAACTACTGGGTGCGCGTTATCGACTTCGCCCTGCTCTACATCATGCTGGCGCTGGGGCTCAATATTGTGGTGGGCTATACCGGCCTGCTGGATATGGGGTTTATCGCCTTTTACGCGGTCGGGGCTTACCTCGCTGCGCTAATGGCCTCGCCACATTTGCTGGAGGTATTTCCTCTCCTCGGCGTCTGGTTCCCGGACGGGCTGCACACGTCATATCTGTTGATTATTCCGCTGGCTGCGCTTGTTGCCGCAGTCTGCGGCATTTTACTGGGTGCTCCCACGCTGAAGCTGCGTGGCGACTACCTGGCGATAGTGACCCTCGGATTTGGGGAAATTATCCGCATCCTGATGCGTAACCTCGACCGTCCGGTGAACATCACCAATGGTGCAAAGGGCATTACCGGGGTGGATACGCTGAATCTGTTCGGCCTGAAGTTCAGCGGCGTATACCACTGGTTTGGTTTCAAAGTGCCTGCCCTGTGGCTGTGGTACTACCTGCTGATGCTGGTCATTGTGGCGATTATTGTTGTCTGCCTGCGCCTGCAGCACTCGCGTATTGGCCGCGCCTGGCACGCCATCCGTGAAGACGAGGATGTGGCCCGCGCGATGGGCATCAACGTACGTAACTACAAGCTGCTGGCCTTTGCAATGGGCGCCTCTTTTGGTGGCGTGGCGGGCGCCCTGTTCGGCGCGTTTCAGGGCTTTGTCTCCCCGGAATCCTTCACTTTACAGGAATCCATTGCCGTGCTGGCGATGGTGGTGCTGGGCGGTATGGGTCACATTCCCGGCGTGATCCTCGGCGCGGTACTGCTTACCGCCCTGCCGGAACTGCTGCGCAGCCAGGCAGCCCCGGTACAGCAGGCGCTGTTCGGCACGGTACTGATTGATCCGGAAGTGTTGCGTCAGCTTTTCTACGGCCTGGCGCTGGTGCTGGTCATGCTGGTACGCCCTGCCGGGATCTGGCCGGTACGCCACAAAGAGGTGAATACATGA
- a CDS encoding branched-chain amino acid ABC transporter permease, with amino-acid sequence MDTFIQQLINGVMLGSIYALIALGYTMVYGILRIINFAHGDILMVGALTTLSAINALNTAFPHMPVLLQLGVALVIAMAVCALLAMAVERFAYRRLRNAPRLAPLISGIGVSVLLQTLAMIIWTRNPLMFPQILPMDPIAVTSGSEAHPPAIVTVTGIVTVVLALAVMTGLWLLVEYTRLGRGMRAVAENPRVATLMGVNPNAIITLTFAIGGVFAALAGVMMASNYGNASFSMGFLPGIKAFTAAVLGGIGNIRGAMVGGILLGIIEALGAGYLGELTDGVFGSNYQDVFAFMVLILVLVFRPAGLLGERVAHRA; translated from the coding sequence TTGGATACATTCATACAACAACTGATCAACGGCGTGATGCTGGGAAGCATTTACGCGCTGATCGCGCTGGGCTATACCATGGTGTATGGCATCTTGCGCATTATTAACTTTGCTCACGGCGATATTCTGATGGTCGGGGCGCTCACCACGCTTTCCGCCATTAACGCCCTGAATACCGCCTTTCCGCACATGCCGGTGCTGTTGCAGCTTGGCGTTGCCCTGGTGATTGCGATGGCCGTCTGTGCCCTGCTGGCCATGGCCGTTGAGCGCTTTGCCTACCGCCGGCTGCGCAACGCCCCGCGCCTGGCGCCGCTGATCTCGGGTATCGGCGTCTCCGTCCTGCTACAAACCCTGGCGATGATTATCTGGACGCGCAACCCGCTGATGTTCCCTCAGATCCTCCCGATGGACCCTATCGCCGTCACATCCGGCAGCGAAGCGCATCCTCCTGCCATCGTCACCGTCACCGGTATCGTCACCGTTGTCCTGGCGCTGGCGGTAATGACTGGGCTGTGGCTGCTGGTGGAATACACCCGCCTGGGGCGCGGCATGCGCGCCGTTGCGGAAAACCCACGCGTGGCCACGCTGATGGGGGTTAACCCAAACGCCATTATTACCCTGACGTTTGCCATTGGTGGCGTATTTGCCGCGCTGGCAGGCGTGATGATGGCGAGCAACTACGGCAACGCCAGCTTCTCGATGGGCTTTTTGCCCGGGATTAAAGCCTTTACCGCCGCCGTACTGGGGGGCATTGGCAACATTCGTGGCGCAATGGTTGGCGGCATCCTGCTCGGTATTATCGAAGCGCTGGGCGCAGGTTACCTGGGTGAACTAACCGATGGCGTATTTGGCAGCAACTATCAGGACGTCTTTGCCTTTATGGTGCTGATCCTGGTGCTGGTCTTCCGTCCGGCTGGCCTGCTGGGCGAGCGCGTGGCGCACAGAGCGTAA
- a CDS encoding LysR family transcriptional regulator yields the protein MNKTEQLADASAYADSRLANDPPLRAVRAFEAIARLGSVTLAAQELEISPSAVSHQLKVLEGYLQMPLTERQGRRLVLSQHGREYYRSIRAAFNVLRQATEHLAEQAQTRQVTISLIPLFGMGWFIPRLPAFMRANPQTEINVVYANHRNYLSDASDMSIRFGNGQWAGYQSEKLISGQMVPVCSRTFLRIHGHIDTPEQLLQMPLLHDEERTTWAQWFLLQGVKRPLRRSGPLFEDGLLTLAGVQAGLGCALMREPLIAPYLESGELVKIFDLPIDDGRDYHLCVRTDSEMTEDGKLLQNWLRRAAGGETSAG from the coding sequence ATGAATAAAACAGAACAATTAGCGGATGCGTCTGCTTATGCAGACAGTCGCCTGGCAAACGATCCACCGCTTCGGGCCGTACGTGCCTTTGAGGCCATTGCCCGGCTGGGCAGCGTCACGCTGGCCGCGCAGGAACTTGAGATCTCACCGTCGGCTGTCAGCCATCAGCTCAAGGTGCTCGAAGGCTATCTGCAAATGCCACTGACGGAGCGTCAGGGGCGAAGGCTGGTGCTGAGCCAGCACGGACGTGAATATTACCGCTCGATCCGTGCGGCGTTTAACGTGCTGCGCCAGGCAACGGAGCATCTGGCTGAGCAGGCGCAAACGCGTCAGGTCACCATCAGTCTGATCCCGCTCTTTGGCATGGGGTGGTTTATCCCGCGTCTGCCTGCTTTTATGCGCGCGAATCCGCAGACCGAGATCAACGTAGTGTATGCCAACCATCGTAACTATCTGAGCGATGCGTCGGATATGTCGATTCGTTTTGGTAACGGTCAGTGGGCGGGCTATCAAAGTGAAAAGCTAATTTCCGGACAGATGGTGCCGGTGTGCAGCCGCACGTTTTTGCGTATTCATGGCCATATCGACACGCCTGAGCAGCTGCTGCAAATGCCGCTGCTGCATGATGAAGAGCGCACCACGTGGGCGCAGTGGTTTCTGTTGCAGGGGGTAAAACGTCCTCTCCGGCGCAGCGGCCCTCTGTTTGAAGACGGGCTGTTGACGCTGGCAGGTGTGCAGGCCGGGCTGGGCTGCGCGTTAATGCGCGAGCCGCTGATCGCACCTTACCTGGAGAGCGGTGAGCTGGTGAAGATATTTGACCTACCCATCGATGACGGGCGCGACTATCACCTCTGCGTACGTACAGATTCAGAGATGACCGAGGACGGTAAGCTGCTGCAAAACTGGCTTCGCAGGGCTGCGGGCGGGGAGACGTCTGCGGGGTAA
- a CDS encoding ABC transporter ATP-binding protein, whose amino-acid sequence MSELLKVERLDVHYGGIQAVRDVSFTLHEGEQATLIGANGAGKSSTVRAVTGLESFSGSIEFSGKAVRKHSPEALLRDGLVMVPEGRGIFSRMTVLENLQMGAWLRRDTVTIKREINEIFERFPRLGERQHQLAGLLSGGEQQLLALNRALLSHPRLLILDEPSMGLAPKMVDNIFSVIADLRERGVALLLIEQNARLALEVTDSAWVMDSSSIVHHGESKALLNDDQIAQIYLGEMPI is encoded by the coding sequence ATGTCTGAATTACTGAAGGTAGAACGTCTGGACGTGCATTACGGCGGCATTCAGGCCGTACGCGATGTCTCCTTTACCCTTCACGAGGGCGAACAGGCTACGCTGATCGGCGCTAACGGCGCGGGGAAAAGCTCCACCGTGCGCGCCGTTACCGGGCTGGAAAGCTTTAGCGGCAGCATTGAATTCAGCGGTAAAGCGGTACGTAAACACAGCCCCGAAGCCCTGCTCCGCGACGGTCTGGTCATGGTCCCGGAGGGACGCGGGATCTTCTCCCGCATGACGGTACTGGAAAATCTGCAGATGGGCGCCTGGCTCAGGCGTGACACTGTCACCATCAAGCGCGAGATAAACGAGATTTTCGAGCGCTTCCCGCGTCTGGGCGAACGTCAGCATCAGCTTGCCGGCCTGCTGTCCGGCGGTGAGCAACAGCTGCTGGCCCTTAACCGTGCCCTGCTCAGTCACCCGCGGCTGTTGATCCTCGACGAACCCTCGATGGGCCTTGCGCCGAAGATGGTAGATAACATTTTTTCCGTCATCGCCGACCTGCGCGAGCGCGGCGTTGCCCTGCTGCTCATCGAACAAAACGCCCGTCTCGCGCTGGAAGTCACCGACAGCGCGTGGGTCATGGACAGCAGCAGCATTGTTCATCATGGCGAATCGAAAGCGCTGCTCAATGACGACCAGATTGCACAGATTTATTTGGGCGAAATGCCCATTTAA
- a CDS encoding L-2-amino-thiazoline-4-carboxylic acid hydrolase: MSDNNELGILARRKIEAEIIKPIYEILVREIGKARAQAVIGEAIEQAAIDAGKAFASKEPNGADVKSFIALQYLWEKDNALDVKVIDADDQQYNYNVTRCRYAEMYHEMGLGEIGHLLSCARDEKFIVGYAPDVKLTRTTTIMQGGSCCDFRYRSSKDKT; encoded by the coding sequence ATGAGTGATAATAACGAGCTGGGCATTCTCGCCCGCCGCAAAATTGAAGCAGAAATTATTAAGCCAATTTATGAAATCCTGGTGCGCGAGATAGGAAAAGCTCGCGCCCAGGCGGTCATTGGCGAGGCTATCGAGCAGGCCGCGATTGACGCAGGCAAAGCGTTTGCCAGCAAAGAACCCAACGGCGCGGACGTCAAGAGTTTCATCGCTCTGCAGTATCTGTGGGAAAAAGATAACGCGCTTGACGTGAAGGTGATCGACGCCGACGACCAGCAGTACAACTACAACGTGACCCGCTGCCGCTACGCGGAGATGTATCACGAAATGGGGCTGGGAGAGATTGGTCATCTGCTCTCCTGCGCGCGCGATGAAAAATTCATCGTTGGCTATGCGCCGGACGTAAAGCTGACCCGCACGACCACCATCATGCAGGGCGGTTCGTGCTGTGATTTCCGCTACCGCAGTAGTAAGGACAAGACATGA
- a CDS encoding branched-chain amino acid ABC transporter substrate-binding protein, translating into MKTVKISALSAAILLGSFASTAAWAAEGETVVIGLAGPLTGPSARIGKDLENGAQLAIDDINKQHPTIGGKAVTFKLQSEDDQSDPRTAVAVAQRLVDSGVAGVVGHWNTGTSIPAARIYHDAGIAQVAPVATGHAYTKQGFDTSFRVMGHDDDGGQLAGQYAVNALKAKRIAVIDDRTAFGQGLADQFIKSLEAQGVKVVDRQYVDDKTVDFSAVLTAIRSKNADLIFFGGVDSQAAPLARRIKQLGMNATLMGAGGFVSQTFLQLAQKEGEGVVALEPGLPVEQMPGGKAFEQAYQSRYHTHIELHAPFAYDATRVLVAAMEKADSVEPSDYLPALRAISYAGVTGQIAFDKEGNLKSPSFTVYKVVDGKWQPQTVLGGAKAK; encoded by the coding sequence ATGAAAACAGTAAAAATCAGTGCGCTCAGCGCCGCTATCCTCCTCGGCAGCTTTGCCTCGACGGCAGCTTGGGCAGCCGAAGGGGAAACCGTGGTTATCGGTCTGGCAGGCCCGCTCACCGGCCCGTCCGCCCGTATCGGTAAAGATCTGGAAAACGGCGCGCAGTTGGCTATCGATGACATCAACAAGCAGCACCCGACCATCGGCGGCAAAGCGGTAACCTTCAAACTGCAGTCCGAAGACGATCAGTCAGACCCGCGCACTGCCGTAGCCGTCGCGCAGCGTCTGGTGGATAGCGGCGTGGCGGGCGTGGTCGGCCACTGGAACACCGGCACCAGCATTCCTGCCGCACGTATCTATCACGATGCGGGCATCGCCCAGGTGGCACCGGTCGCAACCGGCCATGCCTATACCAAACAGGGTTTTGACACCAGCTTCCGAGTGATGGGCCACGACGATGACGGCGGCCAGCTCGCCGGCCAGTACGCGGTCAACGCGCTGAAAGCCAAACGCATTGCGGTGATCGACGACCGTACCGCCTTTGGTCAGGGTCTGGCGGACCAGTTTATTAAATCGCTTGAAGCGCAGGGCGTGAAGGTTGTCGATCGTCAGTATGTGGATGACAAAACGGTGGACTTCAGCGCCGTGCTGACCGCTATCCGGAGTAAAAACGCCGATCTGATCTTCTTCGGCGGCGTCGACAGCCAGGCCGCACCGCTGGCGCGTCGTATCAAACAGCTGGGCATGAACGCCACCCTGATGGGCGCAGGCGGATTTGTCAGCCAGACGTTCCTGCAGCTGGCGCAGAAAGAAGGCGAAGGCGTGGTCGCCCTCGAACCAGGCCTGCCGGTTGAGCAGATGCCGGGCGGTAAAGCGTTCGAACAGGCGTACCAGTCACGCTACCACACCCATATCGAACTGCACGCCCCGTTCGCCTATGACGCCACCCGCGTGCTGGTTGCGGCGATGGAAAAAGCAGACTCCGTTGAGCCGTCCGACTATCTGCCCGCCCTGCGCGCCATCAGCTACGCCGGCGTCACCGGACAGATCGCGTTTGATAAAGAAGGCAACCTGAAATCGCCGTCTTTCACCGTTTACAAAGTTGTCGATGGCAAATGGCAGCCGCAGACCGTGCTGGGTGGCGCAAAAGCGAAGTAA
- a CDS encoding Zn-dependent hydrolase, with protein MIRINAERLWSTLEMMAQIGGTPAGGVTRLALSEEDRIARNLLRDWALDAGFTCDIDSMGTMFIRRAGKNPQLAPVMTGSHVDTQPLGGNYDGVYGVLAGLELLRTLNDRHVETERDVVLVNWTNEEGARFAPAMLASGVWTGQFSEAYAHSRADNEGITVGEALDNIGYRGKAPARAFPVHACYELHIEQGPILEDEAVDIGLVRAAMGQRWFTLTLDGFAAHAGTTPMHSRRDALTAFADLALKVEEIGYRHAPDGRATIGMAQVTPNSRNVVPSRVVCSVEFRHPAREALEAMETALHLAAQSLSARGVTADVERIFDYEPIAFDAVCLARTEKAVAELGYSSKSMVSGAGHDACYVSKVAPASMIFIPCVKGISHNEAEKILPEWAEKGANVLLHSVLAAAQDT; from the coding sequence ATGATCCGCATTAACGCCGAACGGCTGTGGTCAACGCTTGAGATGATGGCGCAGATCGGCGGCACGCCCGCCGGTGGCGTGACCCGCCTGGCACTGAGCGAGGAAGATCGCATTGCGCGTAACCTGCTGCGCGACTGGGCGCTGGACGCGGGTTTCACCTGCGACATCGACAGCATGGGCACTATGTTTATCCGCCGCGCCGGGAAAAACCCGCAGCTTGCTCCGGTCATGACAGGTTCACATGTGGATACCCAGCCGCTGGGCGGTAACTACGACGGGGTGTACGGCGTGCTGGCCGGGCTGGAGCTGCTGCGTACCCTAAACGATCGTCACGTTGAGACTGAACGTGACGTTGTGCTGGTGAACTGGACTAACGAAGAAGGCGCGCGCTTTGCGCCGGCCATGCTCGCTTCAGGGGTCTGGACGGGACAATTTAGCGAAGCGTACGCGCATTCCCGCGCGGATAACGAAGGCATCACCGTGGGGGAAGCGCTGGATAACATCGGCTACCGGGGGAAAGCCCCTGCCCGCGCGTTTCCGGTTCACGCCTGCTACGAACTGCACATCGAGCAGGGCCCGATCCTGGAAGATGAAGCCGTCGATATCGGGTTAGTCCGTGCGGCTATGGGCCAGCGCTGGTTTACCCTCACGCTGGATGGATTCGCCGCCCATGCCGGCACCACGCCGATGCACAGCCGCCGCGATGCGTTAACCGCCTTTGCCGATCTGGCGCTGAAGGTGGAAGAGATTGGCTATCGGCATGCGCCGGACGGACGCGCGACGATCGGTATGGCGCAGGTTACGCCAAATTCGCGCAACGTAGTGCCGTCTCGCGTGGTGTGCAGCGTGGAGTTCAGACATCCTGCCCGGGAGGCGCTGGAAGCGATGGAGACAGCGCTGCATCTGGCGGCGCAAAGCCTGAGCGCGCGGGGCGTAACGGCTGATGTGGAACGGATTTTTGACTACGAGCCGATTGCGTTTGATGCCGTATGCCTGGCCCGCACGGAGAAAGCAGTAGCGGAACTGGGCTATTCGTCGAAATCCATGGTCTCTGGCGCGGGACACGACGCCTGCTACGTCAGCAAAGTCGCGCCTGCCAGCATGATCTTCATTCCCTGCGTGAAGGGTATCAGCCACAACGAAGCCGAGAAGATCCTGCCGGAGTGGGCAGAGAAAGGGGCAAACGTGCTGCTGCACAGCGTGCTTGCCGCCGCGCAGGACACATAA